A single Brachybacterium sillae DNA region contains:
- a CDS encoding winged helix-turn-helix domain-containing protein encodes MTTTLRWTTARRIALRSQGIGRSRTETVLTGRTADRALQRVVQRLHLLQIDSVQVFARAHLMPVFTRCGPWEVAALDRAARRSTPTAGGAALREMFAHEAAYTTPEVYDLLRFRRADAATRDWGAVRRAAAAHPEILQDVLDHVARNGPVSAPDISAALGGQDRPQDAWGWRRTDLQWVAEYLFRAGRLHAAGRGSRFDRLLVTPPVGHPEATPDLPPPNARERREAIVQLSRLALGALGIATVADIADYFRLPAAPVREALDRLEATGEAEPVRIDRDGTLVPMLRHHAAPTSAAPVPAACLVSPFDPMMFHRPRVATLFDVDYRIGIYTPRDRRRSGYYSLPFLLGDRIVALVDLRADRRGGVLEVSGIYPEPAPVLSRRRPGPPYPRSRRRWRRSWPGPPAGRASTRCSCPLRPPTNRTSSAPCGRHSEVSRSDVLGWPRPDPSDPGENEWRTCSTRSCVPARARSAAGSRRSPTRSTRPVTCSLT; translated from the coding sequence ATGACCACCACCCTCCGATGGACGACCGCGCGGCGGATCGCCCTGCGCTCCCAGGGCATCGGACGTTCCCGCACGGAGACGGTCCTCACGGGCCGCACCGCCGACCGCGCCCTGCAGCGGGTGGTGCAGCGCCTGCACCTGCTGCAGATCGATTCGGTCCAGGTGTTCGCCCGGGCACATCTGATGCCGGTCTTCACCCGCTGCGGCCCCTGGGAGGTGGCAGCCCTCGACCGGGCCGCCCGCCGCTCCACGCCCACTGCCGGGGGTGCGGCCCTGCGGGAGATGTTCGCCCACGAAGCGGCGTACACCACCCCGGAGGTGTACGACCTGTTGCGGTTCCGCCGCGCCGACGCGGCCACCCGTGACTGGGGCGCCGTCCGCCGGGCCGCCGCCGCCCATCCGGAGATCCTGCAGGACGTCCTGGACCATGTCGCTCGCAACGGCCCCGTCTCCGCCCCCGATATCTCCGCCGCCCTGGGGGGCCAGGACCGGCCCCAGGACGCGTGGGGCTGGCGCCGCACAGACCTCCAGTGGGTCGCCGAGTACCTGTTCCGCGCCGGGCGGCTGCACGCCGCGGGACGCGGCTCCCGCTTCGACCGCCTGCTGGTGACTCCCCCTGTCGGCCACCCGGAGGCGACCCCGGACCTTCCTCCGCCCAATGCCCGGGAGCGCCGCGAGGCCATCGTTCAGCTCAGCCGTCTCGCGCTGGGTGCCCTGGGGATCGCCACCGTCGCCGACATCGCCGACTATTTCCGACTCCCCGCGGCACCGGTCCGGGAGGCCCTCGACCGGCTGGAGGCGACAGGGGAGGCGGAACCGGTGCGCATCGACCGGGATGGCACCCTCGTGCCGATGCTCCGTCACCATGCCGCCCCCACCTCGGCCGCGCCTGTTCCCGCTGCCTGTCTGGTCAGCCCCTTCGACCCGATGATGTTCCACCGGCCGCGGGTGGCGACGCTGTTCGACGTCGACTACCGCATCGGGATCTACACCCCCCGGGACAGACGACGCAGCGGCTACTACTCCCTGCCGTTCCTGCTGGGTGATCGCATCGTCGCCCTCGTCGATCTGCGCGCCGACCGCCGCGGCGGGGTGCTGGAGGTCTCCGGGATCTATCCCGAACCCGCCCCGGTGCTGTCCCGTCGCCGACCGGGACCCCCGTATCCGAGATCGCGCCGGCGCTGGCGCAGGAGCTGGCCCGGGCCGCCCGCTGGCAGGGCCTCGACGCGGTGCTCATGCCCGCTGCGACCTCCGACGAACCGGACCTCGTCGGCGCCCTGCGGGAGGCACTCGGAGGTGTCACGGTCTGACGTCTTAGGATGGCCCAGGCCCGATCCGTCTGACCCCGGGGAGAACGAGTGGCGAACCTGTTCGACAAGATCCTGCGTGCCGGCGAGGGCCAGGAGCGCCGCAGGCTCGAGAAGATCGCCCACCAGATCGACCAGGCCGGTGACGTGTTCGCTGACCTGA
- the secA gene encoding preprotein translocase subunit SecA encodes MANLFDKILRAGEGQERRRLEKIAHQIDQAGDVFADLSDAELRQETETFRRRLEDGETLDDILVEAFAAVREAADRTLGQRPYLVQLMGGIALHRGRIAEMKTGEGKTLVATLPAYLNALAGKGVHVVTVNDYLATYQSDLMGRVFRALGLTTGVITTGQNPQERREAYAADITYGTNNEFGFDYLRDNMALSVDDRVQRGHFFAIVDEVDSILIDEARTPLIISGPADGDVNKWYAEFAKVAQTLRRDRDYEVDEKKRTVGVLEAGIDRVEDHLGIDNLYESLNTPLIGFLNNAIKAKELFKRDKDYVVMGGEVLIVDEHTGRILAGRRYNEGMHQAIEAKEGVAIKAENQTLATITLQNYFKLYDKLSGMTGTAETEAAEFMNTYHLGVVPIPTNKPMQRVDQGDVVFRTERAKFDAVAEDIQKRHRAGQPVLVGTTSVEKSEYLSQLLDAKGVPHEVLNAKNHAKEAAIVAMAGAKGAVTVATNMAGRGTDIMLGGNVEFMAHAELERRGLDAEADPEGYQAAWDQAVADAEEAVRSQHDEVVELGGLYVIGTERHESRRIDNQLRGRSGRQGDPGESRFYLSLQDDLMRLFNSATAESLLARGGVEESKPLEGRLVTGGIQRAQRAIESRNAEIRKNVLKYDDVLAKQRAKIYSERGAILEGEDLTGHVDGFVEDVIGGYVDAATRRRNPEDVDLEELWGALHGIYPVSITIEELLEEVGGKENLSAQRLREEVLADARLAYDRREQELGEPAMRQLERRVLLSCIDRRWREHLYEMDYLKEGIGLRAMAQRDPLVEYEREGHLMFNDMIAGIKEDAVGYLFNLEVQVQQQPRSVVPAAVSSLVTGQGSIPAATADAAPTGSVAVGAPDAGTVEADSADGNGAEDRTSLGTEPVTDRSDTPTEEGSRTEVTDGTETEVRLTARGLKDELDHRHLSYSGGGVDDSQAAAPTSRRERRAQARQEKAERRRRARG; translated from the coding sequence GTGGCGAACCTGTTCGACAAGATCCTGCGTGCCGGCGAGGGCCAGGAGCGCCGCAGGCTCGAGAAGATCGCCCACCAGATCGACCAGGCCGGTGACGTGTTCGCTGACCTGAGCGACGCCGAACTGCGGCAGGAGACGGAGACGTTCCGGCGGCGACTGGAGGACGGGGAGACCCTGGACGACATCCTGGTCGAGGCCTTCGCTGCGGTCCGTGAGGCCGCCGACCGGACCCTGGGGCAGCGGCCCTACCTGGTGCAGCTCATGGGCGGCATCGCCCTGCACCGCGGACGCATCGCCGAGATGAAGACCGGTGAGGGCAAGACCCTGGTCGCGACCCTCCCCGCGTATCTCAACGCCCTGGCCGGCAAGGGTGTGCACGTGGTGACCGTCAACGACTACCTGGCCACGTACCAGTCGGACCTCATGGGGCGAGTGTTCCGCGCTCTCGGTCTCACCACCGGTGTCATCACCACAGGGCAGAACCCGCAGGAGCGGCGGGAGGCCTATGCCGCCGACATCACCTACGGCACGAACAACGAATTCGGCTTCGACTATCTGCGCGACAACATGGCGCTGTCCGTCGACGACCGGGTGCAGCGCGGGCACTTCTTCGCCATCGTCGACGAGGTCGACTCCATCCTCATCGACGAGGCCCGTACACCGCTGATCATCTCCGGCCCGGCCGACGGGGACGTCAACAAGTGGTACGCCGAGTTCGCGAAGGTCGCCCAGACGCTGCGCCGTGATCGCGACTACGAGGTCGATGAGAAGAAGCGCACCGTGGGTGTGCTGGAGGCCGGCATCGACCGGGTCGAGGACCACCTGGGCATCGACAACCTCTACGAGTCGCTGAACACCCCGCTGATCGGCTTCCTCAACAACGCCATCAAGGCCAAGGAGCTGTTCAAGCGGGACAAGGACTACGTGGTGATGGGTGGGGAGGTGCTCATCGTCGACGAGCACACCGGCCGCATCCTCGCCGGTCGCCGCTACAACGAGGGCATGCACCAGGCGATCGAGGCGAAGGAGGGTGTGGCGATCAAGGCGGAGAACCAGACCCTCGCCACGATCACCCTGCAGAACTACTTCAAGCTGTACGACAAGCTCTCCGGCATGACCGGCACCGCCGAGACCGAGGCCGCCGAGTTCATGAACACGTACCACCTGGGTGTGGTGCCGATCCCGACGAACAAGCCGATGCAGCGTGTGGATCAGGGCGACGTGGTCTTCCGCACCGAGCGGGCGAAGTTCGATGCGGTCGCCGAGGACATCCAGAAGCGCCACCGGGCGGGTCAGCCGGTGCTCGTGGGCACTACCAGTGTGGAGAAGAGCGAGTACCTGTCACAGCTGCTGGACGCCAAGGGCGTGCCCCACGAGGTGCTCAACGCCAAGAACCACGCCAAGGAGGCGGCGATCGTCGCCATGGCCGGGGCGAAGGGCGCGGTCACCGTTGCGACCAACATGGCCGGCCGAGGCACCGACATCATGCTCGGCGGCAACGTCGAGTTCATGGCGCACGCCGAGCTGGAACGCCGCGGACTGGACGCCGAGGCCGACCCCGAGGGGTATCAGGCGGCGTGGGACCAGGCCGTGGCGGACGCCGAGGAGGCGGTGAGGTCGCAGCACGACGAGGTGGTCGAGCTCGGTGGCCTGTACGTGATCGGCACGGAGCGCCACGAATCCCGCCGCATCGACAACCAGCTGCGTGGCCGCTCCGGACGCCAGGGTGACCCCGGCGAGTCGCGGTTCTACCTCTCGCTGCAGGATGACCTCATGCGGCTGTTCAACTCGGCGACGGCGGAGTCGCTGCTGGCCCGCGGTGGGGTCGAGGAGTCCAAGCCCCTGGAGGGGCGCCTGGTCACCGGGGGCATCCAACGGGCGCAGCGGGCGATCGAGTCCCGCAACGCCGAGATCCGCAAGAACGTGCTGAAGTACGACGACGTCCTCGCCAAGCAGCGCGCGAAGATCTACTCCGAACGCGGAGCGATCTTGGAGGGTGAGGACCTCACCGGGCACGTCGACGGCTTCGTCGAGGACGTCATCGGTGGGTACGTCGATGCCGCCACCCGACGCCGCAATCCTGAGGATGTCGACCTGGAGGAGCTGTGGGGTGCCCTCCACGGCATCTATCCGGTCTCCATCACCATCGAGGAGCTGCTGGAGGAGGTCGGCGGGAAGGAGAACCTCTCCGCGCAGCGGCTGCGCGAGGAGGTCCTCGCAGATGCCCGGCTCGCCTATGACCGGCGTGAACAGGAGCTGGGTGAGCCCGCCATGCGTCAGCTGGAGCGGCGCGTTCTGCTCAGCTGCATCGATCGACGCTGGCGCGAGCACCTCTACGAGATGGACTACCTCAAGGAGGGCATCGGGCTGCGGGCGATGGCCCAGCGTGACCCGCTCGTGGAGTATGAGCGCGAGGGCCACCTGATGTTCAACGACATGATCGCGGGGATCAAGGAGGACGCCGTCGGTTACCTCTTCAACCTCGAGGTCCAGGTTCAGCAGCAGCCGCGCAGTGTCGTCCCGGCTGCGGTGTCCAGTCTCGTCACCGGGCAGGGCAGCATTCCGGCCGCCACGGCGGACGCTGCGCCGACCGGTTCCGTGGCTGTCGGCGCGCCTGATGCCGGCACCGTGGAGGCTGACAGCGCGGATGGCAACGGTGCGGAGGACCGTACGTCGCTCGGTACCGAGCCGGTCACGGACCGGAGCGACACCCCGACGGAGGAGGGCAGCCGCACGGAGGTCACGGACGGCACCGAGACGGAGGTGCGCCTGACCGCGCGCGGCCTGAAGGACGAGCTCGATCACCGACACCTGAGTTACTCCGGAGGGGGTGTCGACGACAGCCAGGCCGCGGCGCCGACCAGCCGCCGCGAGCGCCGCGCGCAGGCCCGGCAGGAGAAGGCAGAACGGCGCCGCCGCGCTCGCGGCTGA
- a CDS encoding LysM peptidoglycan-binding domain-containing protein encodes MVDFAKPVVTAPAQPTLGRALLGVLLATGGALAAATVTVSLLPAARTAESTAALELGLQVLVASALSVVLARLALVQLLTAFVLLSPGDTPRRRLSLRALHLIAPAAARRLGAGVAGAALAGSLALGTAQAAPQAFPPLPAAASTVPTETGRSDPARDSLPHLGWGVSAPSSTGPAAPSAATAPTATSTPNSPPAPSASPPAPTARSTTDDTPQNSRSEATPPPASPVTGTHQVTVAPGDCLWHIADRALGPGAESPHRIERLVRTIHEDNRKVIGDDPDLILPGQVLTVTVPTTEENR; translated from the coding sequence ATGGTGGATTTCGCGAAGCCCGTGGTGACCGCCCCCGCCCAGCCGACGCTCGGCCGGGCGCTGCTCGGCGTGCTCCTCGCCACCGGCGGGGCCCTGGCTGCCGCGACGGTCACCGTCTCTCTGCTGCCCGCGGCGCGCACGGCGGAGTCGACCGCCGCGCTCGAGCTCGGGCTCCAGGTGCTGGTGGCGAGTGCGCTCTCCGTGGTGCTGGCCCGCCTGGCCCTCGTGCAGCTGCTCACCGCCTTCGTGCTCCTCTCTCCCGGGGACACCCCACGCCGTCGACTCTCCCTGCGGGCGCTGCACCTCATCGCCCCTGCAGCGGCGCGGCGGCTGGGTGCCGGTGTCGCGGGAGCCGCCCTCGCCGGGTCCCTGGCCCTCGGAACAGCCCAGGCCGCACCTCAGGCATTCCCGCCCCTGCCCGCTGCGGCGTCCACCGTGCCGACCGAGACGGGGCGGTCCGATCCGGCTCGTGACTCCCTCCCCCACCTGGGGTGGGGTGTGTCCGCTCCCTCCTCCACAGGTCCCGCGGCACCCTCTGCCGCCACGGCGCCCACCGCCACATCGACACCGAACTCCCCGCCCGCCCCGTCGGCCTCGCCCCCGGCTCCCACCGCACGGTCGACGACCGACGACACCCCCCAGAACTCCCGTTCCGAGGCCACCCCGCCGCCGGCATCCCCCGTCACCGGCACGCACCAGGTCACCGTCGCCCCCGGCGACTGCCTGTGGCACATCGCGGACCGCGCTCTCGGCCCGGGTGCGGAATCCCCCCACCGCATCGAGCGCCTCGTGCGCACCATCCATGAGGACAACCGGAAGGTCATCGGTGATGACCCCGACCTCATCCTCCCCGGTCAGGTCCTGACCGTCACCGTCCCGACCACGGAAGAGAACCGATGA
- a CDS encoding helix-turn-helix domain-containing protein: MSPRFIPLADVAESLSISAAQAYALVRSGELRAIKVGGRGQWRVELSELEAYIEREYRKTAAFVDEESAAQSPQRTPHGS; this comes from the coding sequence ATGTCGCCCCGTTTCATCCCGCTCGCCGACGTCGCGGAATCGCTGTCGATCTCGGCCGCCCAGGCCTACGCCCTGGTGCGCTCGGGAGAGCTGCGCGCGATCAAGGTCGGCGGCCGGGGACAGTGGCGCGTGGAGCTCAGCGAACTCGAGGCGTACATCGAGCGCGAATACCGGAAGACGGCCGCGTTCGTCGACGAGGAATCCGCAGCGCAGTCCCCGCAGCGCACGCCGCACGGGTCCTGA
- a CDS encoding DUF2505 domain-containing protein: MELRETLTLPCSPQDAARMYADPQYATHRGAVLKARRSQAQVQGSPEGPLQVVTELELPVERAPEMARRFLGSRLVVRETQEWEAPGADGGRRGRSRVEVVGAPAVLTTNLQLSGSAEGSRIDIVGDLRAKVPLLGPKLERAALPFVGQVLRAEKRAAGDYWASRA; encoded by the coding sequence ATGGAACTGCGAGAGACCCTGACGCTGCCCTGTTCACCGCAGGACGCCGCCCGCATGTACGCCGACCCGCAGTACGCGACCCATCGTGGGGCGGTGCTGAAGGCCCGTCGCTCCCAGGCCCAGGTGCAGGGGTCCCCTGAGGGCCCGCTGCAGGTGGTGACGGAACTGGAGCTGCCGGTGGAGCGTGCACCCGAGATGGCGCGACGCTTCCTGGGCTCCCGCCTTGTGGTGCGCGAAACGCAGGAATGGGAGGCCCCGGGCGCCGACGGCGGCCGCCGCGGCCGGTCACGGGTGGAGGTCGTCGGCGCCCCGGCCGTGCTGACCACCAACCTGCAGCTCAGTGGGTCCGCCGAGGGCTCGCGCATCGACATCGTGGGTGACCTGCGCGCGAAGGTGCCGCTGCTGGGCCCCAAGCTCGAGCGCGCCGCGCTGCCGTTCGTCGGTCAGGTGCTGCGGGCCGAGAAGCGGGCTGCCGGGGACTACTGGGCCTCGCGCGCGTAG
- a CDS encoding Rv3235 family protein, with the protein MTVTDQRPLTTSPQPRALAPHDPQVAVRMTASVARSAVEISRDLRPPTSLARLVVPEVMTMLTRRASLSRRLRGEVGRAPEQRIAVTGVRTCIVNEQTVEASAVVREPGRARFLALRWELRHTGWRVTVLELG; encoded by the coding sequence ATGACCGTCACCGATCAGCGTCCCCTCACCACCTCCCCCCAGCCCCGGGCCCTCGCGCCGCACGACCCGCAGGTCGCCGTACGGATGACCGCCTCTGTCGCCCGCAGCGCCGTGGAGATCTCCCGTGATCTGCGCCCGCCGACCTCGCTGGCTCGACTCGTCGTGCCCGAGGTGATGACGATGCTCACGCGTCGTGCGTCCCTCAGCCGCCGCCTGCGCGGTGAGGTCGGCCGCGCCCCCGAGCAGCGAATCGCCGTGACCGGTGTGCGCACCTGCATCGTGAACGAACAGACCGTGGAGGCGAGCGCAGTGGTGCGGGAGCCCGGGCGCGCCCGCTTCCTGGCCCTGCGCTGGGAGTTGCGGCACACGGGATGGCGGGTCACGGTGCTCGAACTGGGCTGA
- a CDS encoding DUF6912 family protein, which produces MRVYLPLAPALHEAVRSGAAEIMLTEVTPAWALTPAARAERPGEDAEDLEYDAVQDAAHVAIQGAIGRGTGAERAVVLAADAPSAAVQEAGAEGGAYGVLIAAGSRLRPASIHVTELTAAAADADDTDPALLWFDRAEGSVALDYAREAQ; this is translated from the coding sequence ATGCGCGTGTATCTGCCCCTCGCCCCGGCTCTCCACGAGGCCGTCCGCAGCGGCGCGGCGGAGATCATGCTGACGGAGGTCACCCCTGCCTGGGCTCTGACGCCCGCCGCCCGCGCGGAGCGACCTGGGGAGGACGCCGAAGACCTCGAATATGACGCCGTGCAGGACGCCGCCCACGTGGCGATCCAGGGGGCCATCGGGCGGGGTACCGGCGCAGAGCGGGCCGTCGTGTTGGCGGCGGATGCCCCCTCGGCCGCGGTGCAGGAGGCGGGCGCCGAGGGAGGCGCGTACGGCGTGCTGATCGCGGCCGGTAGCCGTCTGCGGCCGGCCAGCATCCACGTCACCGAGCTCACCGCGGCCGCGGCGGATGCCGACGACACCGACCCGGCGCTGCTGTGGTTCGACCGGGCGGAGGGATCCGTTGCGCTGGACTACGCGCGCGAGGCCCAGTAG
- a CDS encoding sensor histidine kinase → MPSLDKFHSDTPGSDERSAQWLQLLVGDWSLASDLLRSDLVLWVARDGGAVAVAHSRPATGATVHYEDPVGEVVSQDGDPQLLAVLRGELDGTSPEPVDREARPALRQLVPVNRDGRTLAALSVESPRRDRAPSASDSVLHQLGQRLLRMVREGTYPIAGAPIPPRRGAPRVGDGTVQLDAQGVVTWCSPNALSAFHRFGISGDMTGRTLAELSTEVLQSRAPVDESLPLVLMGRAAWRSDMQARGGTLSLRAVPLQTNGVRDGAIILVRDVTELRRRERELMTKDATIREVHHRVKNNLQTVAALLRLQARRMTSDEARDALTEAMRRVSTIALVHESLLQGSEESVYLDEVIDRCTRLAVDAASASVHRAGGESIPGAGQVEVRTERLGRAGTVRAEEATPLALVITELATNAVEHGLAETGGTLTVRSERTGSHLVVHIEDDGVGMKGAPSGLGTNIAQTLVQGELGGTLTWAARPDGGTRATIDVYLDPISL, encoded by the coding sequence ATGCCCAGCCTCGACAAGTTCCACTCCGATACGCCTGGATCCGATGAGCGCAGCGCCCAATGGCTGCAGCTCCTGGTGGGGGATTGGAGTCTCGCCTCAGATCTCCTGCGCTCAGATCTGGTGCTGTGGGTGGCGCGCGACGGCGGCGCGGTCGCCGTCGCCCACTCTCGCCCCGCCACCGGGGCGACCGTCCACTACGAGGACCCTGTGGGAGAGGTCGTGTCGCAGGACGGAGACCCCCAGCTGCTGGCTGTCCTGCGCGGTGAGCTCGACGGGACCTCCCCGGAGCCGGTCGATCGCGAGGCCCGCCCCGCCCTGCGGCAACTCGTGCCGGTGAACCGGGACGGCCGGACCCTGGCGGCACTCTCGGTCGAGAGCCCGCGACGCGACCGTGCACCCTCCGCGAGCGACAGCGTCCTGCACCAGCTGGGGCAGAGGCTGCTGCGGATGGTCCGTGAGGGCACCTACCCGATCGCCGGGGCACCGATCCCCCCGCGGCGCGGGGCACCGCGCGTCGGTGACGGCACCGTGCAGCTCGACGCTCAGGGTGTCGTGACCTGGTGCTCTCCCAACGCCCTCAGCGCCTTCCACCGGTTCGGCATCTCCGGGGACATGACCGGACGGACGCTCGCGGAGCTCAGCACCGAGGTGCTGCAGTCCCGGGCACCGGTGGATGAGTCCCTGCCCCTGGTGCTGATGGGACGGGCGGCCTGGCGTTCCGACATGCAGGCCCGCGGAGGCACGCTGTCCCTGCGGGCGGTGCCGTTGCAGACGAACGGGGTACGGGACGGCGCGATCATCCTGGTGCGCGATGTCACCGAGCTGCGGCGTCGAGAGCGCGAGCTCATGACGAAGGACGCGACGATCCGCGAGGTGCATCACCGCGTCAAGAACAACCTGCAGACCGTCGCTGCACTGCTGAGATTGCAGGCGCGCCGGATGACCAGTGATGAGGCCCGCGACGCCCTCACCGAGGCGATGCGTCGAGTGTCCACCATCGCTCTGGTGCACGAATCGTTGCTGCAGGGCAGTGAGGAGTCGGTGTATCTCGATGAGGTGATCGACCGTTGCACCAGACTGGCGGTGGACGCGGCCAGCGCCTCGGTGCATCGCGCAGGCGGGGAGTCGATCCCCGGAGCGGGCCAGGTGGAGGTGCGCACCGAGCGCCTTGGACGTGCGGGGACCGTGCGCGCAGAGGAGGCCACGCCGTTGGCGCTGGTGATCACCGAGCTCGCCACCAATGCGGTGGAGCACGGTCTGGCGGAGACGGGCGGAACTCTCACGGTGCGCAGCGAACGGACCGGTTCCCACCTGGTCGTCCATATCGAGGACGACGGCGTGGGCATGAAAGGTGCCCCCTCGGGCCTCGGCACCAACATCGCACAGACACTGGTGCAGGGTGAACTCGGCGGCACTCTCACCTGGGCGGCGCGGCCGGATGGGGGAACACGCGCGACTATCGACGTCTACCTGGATCCCATCAGCCTCTGA
- a CDS encoding flagellar biosynthesis protein FlgA has product MSSAPPVALRLRRPRWRDPRLLIGLALVLGSVLSGSFLISRLAATTPVLVARDTVVVGDVLAPEDFTVMEVRLGDQQGRYISTTSEIPQGAIAARSVGAGELLPRAAVGQTVEAPLRPVVIPVDATVAQSVTPGGTVELWSTPQVRSGEAPKAQRLVESGVVRRVESGSTLGMRSMTVEVLVPAGQLPAVLEAMAREDRLDVVGVPTADGAATP; this is encoded by the coding sequence GTGTCGTCTGCACCTCCCGTCGCCCTGCGCCTGCGACGCCCGCGGTGGCGGGACCCCCGACTGCTCATCGGTCTTGCTCTGGTGCTGGGCAGTGTGCTCTCGGGGTCTTTCCTGATCTCCCGGCTTGCGGCCACCACACCCGTGCTCGTGGCGCGGGACACCGTGGTGGTCGGGGATGTGCTCGCTCCGGAGGACTTCACCGTGATGGAGGTGCGGCTCGGGGACCAGCAGGGCCGGTATATCTCCACCACCTCGGAGATCCCCCAGGGTGCGATCGCCGCGCGGTCGGTCGGGGCCGGTGAGCTGCTGCCCCGCGCCGCGGTGGGCCAGACCGTGGAGGCGCCCCTGCGGCCGGTGGTGATCCCGGTCGATGCGACGGTGGCGCAGTCCGTGACTCCCGGTGGGACGGTGGAGCTGTGGTCGACTCCGCAGGTGCGATCGGGGGAGGCCCCGAAGGCGCAGCGCCTCGTGGAGTCCGGAGTGGTGCGGCGCGTCGAATCGGGCAGCACTCTAGGCATGCGGTCGATGACAGTGGAAGTTCTCGTGCCCGCCGGTCAGCTGCCCGCGGTGCTCGAAGCGATGGCGCGGGAGGACAGGCTGGACGTGGTCGGCGTCCCCACTGCGGACGGGGCGGCCACTCCGTGA
- a CDS encoding AAA family ATPase gives MIDVILCASGADEVRIAHDAARERAAGLRIVRRAADLAEALAAARAGAGQAVLIDLGVRGLDREFLADLLASGVAVIGLTQPDGESGATTLGLRHTVSSDAPIVRIGQVVSSALIPEDAPDDGAWVQTEPMVPTRRARTVTVWGPVGAPGRTTVAANLAYEAALDGTATVLVDADTHGPSLTQVFGVLDEAPGLLAACRAAARDTLDEDSLEALLPQLAPNLRLLGGIGVPRRWDELRPSSLEQVLTVLTAREGLCVLDAGFGLEGEEDAWDSFAVSRDSAALTALRAADTVLVVTSADPIALTRLLRDADALVERASSARLQVVVNRMTPAVPADRVRGILARAFGEAPVHLLPEDTAACRRAAWDGAALAECAPRSPLRRALRTMVQDGGLTAVVPPESAAVPMAG, from the coding sequence GTGATCGACGTCATCCTCTGCGCCAGTGGGGCCGACGAGGTCCGCATCGCCCACGACGCCGCACGGGAGCGCGCGGCCGGCCTGCGCATCGTCCGCCGCGCTGCTGACCTGGCCGAGGCGCTGGCGGCTGCCAGGGCCGGGGCCGGGCAGGCCGTGCTCATCGACCTGGGTGTGCGGGGCCTGGACCGGGAGTTCCTGGCTGATCTGCTCGCCTCCGGGGTCGCGGTGATCGGACTCACCCAGCCTGACGGGGAGAGCGGCGCCACCACCTTGGGTCTGCGTCACACCGTCTCCAGTGACGCCCCGATCGTCCGTATCGGTCAGGTTGTCTCGAGTGCCCTGATCCCCGAGGACGCCCCCGACGACGGAGCCTGGGTCCAGACCGAGCCGATGGTGCCGACACGGAGGGCCCGAACAGTGACTGTGTGGGGCCCCGTCGGCGCTCCCGGGCGCACCACCGTGGCGGCGAACCTTGCCTACGAGGCGGCTCTGGACGGAACGGCGACTGTGCTCGTCGACGCCGACACACACGGGCCGAGCCTCACCCAGGTCTTCGGTGTGCTTGACGAGGCTCCCGGCCTGCTCGCCGCGTGCCGAGCCGCAGCCCGAGACACCCTCGACGAGGACTCCCTGGAGGCGCTGCTGCCGCAGCTGGCACCGAACCTGCGGTTGCTCGGGGGCATCGGTGTACCGCGCCGTTGGGACGAGCTGCGCCCCAGCTCTCTCGAACAGGTCCTCACCGTCCTCACCGCACGCGAGGGGCTGTGTGTCCTCGACGCGGGTTTCGGCCTCGAGGGGGAGGAGGACGCCTGGGACTCCTTCGCGGTCTCCCGCGACAGCGCGGCGTTGACCGCCCTGCGTGCCGCGGACACCGTCCTCGTGGTGACCTCCGCGGACCCCATCGCCCTCACGCGGTTGCTGCGTGATGCCGACGCCCTGGTGGAACGGGCCTCCTCCGCGAGGTTACAGGTGGTCGTGAACCGGATGACCCCGGCCGTTCCCGCGGACCGGGTCCGCGGGATCCTGGCGCGGGCGTTCGGCGAGGCACCGGTGCATCTGCTGCCGGAGGACACCGCCGCCTGTCGGCGCGCCGCGTGGGACGGCGCCGCACTGGCCGAGTGCGCCCCGCGCAGTCCCCTGCGACGGGCCCTGCGCACGATGGTGCAGGACGGGGGCCTCACCGCGGTCGTCCCTCCGGAGAGCGCCGCCGTACCCATGGCAGGATGA